The Gordonia sp. KTR9 genome contains a region encoding:
- a CDS encoding MaoC/PaaZ C-terminal domain-containing protein encodes MNSPRPIAPDGLWLDDIAEGATFVTDTHTVDTAEILEFARRYDPQVFHTDPDGASGTFFDGLAASGWHVAAITMSLVVTSGLPVATGIVGGGAELTWPSATRPGDVLRVTATIDSIKRSTSQPARAWVSLTQHTVNQRDEVRQIARPRILMWDRPSA; translated from the coding sequence ATGAACAGCCCACGGCCGATCGCTCCGGACGGGCTCTGGCTCGATGACATCGCCGAAGGCGCCACCTTCGTCACCGACACCCATACCGTCGACACCGCGGAGATTCTCGAGTTCGCACGGCGCTATGACCCACAGGTCTTCCACACCGATCCCGACGGCGCTTCGGGAACGTTCTTCGATGGGCTCGCGGCCAGCGGCTGGCATGTCGCTGCGATCACCATGTCGTTGGTCGTGACCAGTGGCCTTCCGGTGGCGACCGGCATCGTGGGGGGCGGAGCCGAGCTCACCTGGCCCAGCGCCACTCGTCCCGGCGATGTCCTGCGTGTGACCGCCACGATCGATTCGATCAAAAGGTCCACGTCGCAACCGGCACGTGCGTGGGTGAGCCTGACACAGCACACCGTCAACCAGCGCGACGAAGTACGTCAGATCGCACGACCACGGATTCTGATGTGGGACCGGCCGAGCGCCTGA
- a CDS encoding TetR/AcrR family transcriptional regulator yields MTTTEKSAQPPRGSGRPSPRDRILSAAAGLFYVEGINATGVELIASEAGVSKRTLYKYFPSKVTLVEQYLAYLREMVVDPRGGQADGPRERLMRLFTIPEPGDGRLRGCPFHNAAVEAASAMPEVTEFVHTQKRAFATAIVDLCRDYGASDPSLLGHQIALLYEGAAALSTSLDDVEPWAYARTTVEMLLDHARPDARATASAAARA; encoded by the coding sequence ATGACGACGACAGAGAAGAGCGCCCAACCACCGCGTGGGTCGGGCCGCCCGAGTCCCAGAGACCGGATCCTCTCGGCGGCGGCTGGGCTCTTCTACGTAGAGGGCATCAACGCCACGGGTGTCGAGCTGATCGCGTCTGAGGCGGGAGTGTCGAAAAGGACGCTGTACAAGTACTTTCCGAGCAAAGTGACCTTGGTGGAGCAGTACCTGGCATACCTGCGTGAAATGGTTGTCGACCCTCGGGGAGGGCAGGCCGACGGGCCGCGCGAACGTTTGATGCGACTGTTCACGATTCCGGAACCCGGCGACGGCCGGCTGCGCGGATGCCCGTTCCACAACGCGGCCGTGGAAGCAGCCTCGGCGATGCCCGAGGTCACCGAGTTCGTCCACACGCAGAAACGGGCCTTCGCCACCGCGATCGTCGACCTGTGCCGGGACTACGGAGCATCCGATCCGTCCCTGCTGGGCCACCAGATCGCGCTGCTCTACGAGGGCGCGGCGGCGCTGTCGACATCACTCGACGACGTCGAACCGTGGGCGTACGCCCGCACCACCGTAGAGATGCTGCTCGACCACGCGCGACCGGACGCCAGGGCCACGGCTTCCGCCGCTGCAAGAGCATGA
- a CDS encoding SDR family oxidoreductase, producing the protein MPSLHDSVVLVTGANGGIGQELVTQALERGAAKVYAAARSPRRWDDERIVPLRLDVTDGESIAAAVAAAPDVSVLVNNAGAAPPSAGLVDLPEADLRANMETNFFGPVLVAQAFAPALIAARDAVLIDIHSVLSWVALGGAYSTSKAALWSATNALRLELTPKGVHVVGVHMGYVDTAMATHAPGPKLAPAELVADIYDTVAADGFEVIGDDLTATVKAGLSGSIEDMYPGLRTSNAGAPS; encoded by the coding sequence ATGCCTTCTCTCCACGACTCAGTCGTGCTCGTCACCGGCGCCAACGGCGGCATCGGACAAGAACTCGTCACCCAGGCGCTCGAGCGTGGCGCGGCAAAGGTGTACGCCGCGGCGCGTTCTCCGCGCCGATGGGACGACGAGCGCATCGTGCCGTTGCGTCTGGACGTCACCGACGGTGAGTCCATCGCTGCCGCAGTCGCGGCCGCACCGGATGTCTCGGTGCTCGTCAACAACGCGGGCGCGGCGCCCCCGTCGGCCGGCCTCGTCGACCTGCCCGAAGCCGACCTCCGCGCCAACATGGAGACCAACTTCTTCGGGCCGGTCCTGGTGGCGCAAGCGTTCGCCCCGGCCCTGATCGCCGCCCGTGACGCGGTGCTCATCGACATCCACTCCGTGCTCAGCTGGGTCGCCCTCGGTGGCGCCTACAGCACGTCGAAGGCAGCGCTGTGGTCGGCGACCAACGCGCTGCGTCTCGAGCTCACGCCGAAAGGCGTGCATGTGGTCGGCGTGCACATGGGGTACGTGGACACCGCCATGGCCACCCACGCACCGGGCCCGAAGCTGGCACCGGCCGAGCTGGTCGCCGACATCTACGACACCGTTGCCGCCGACGGATTCGAGGTGATCGGCGACGACCTCACCGCAACCGTCAAAGCCGGGCTCAGCGGATCGATCGAGGACATGTATCCGGGCCTGCGCACGAGCAACGCCGGAGCACCGTCGTGA
- a CDS encoding alpha/beta fold hydrolase, producing the protein MTTTWTDTRTKSVGADGVASAHHVIAFDNRGVGGTGSKVPTDIDQMAADAIAFIRALGLTKVDLFGFSLGGAVAQVVTLRAPELIRRIVLTGTGPRGGGGIDKMAGIVGGAYLKAALTRQDARNFLFFPRTPEGKQAAADYFDRLAERRVDRDRKISLQARLAQLRAIVAGGRAAPDDLSVITQPALVANGDNDVMVASEHSVELADRIPDARVIIYPRSGHGGIFQYHREFVPEVLEFLGAP; encoded by the coding sequence GTGACCACGACGTGGACAGACACCCGCACCAAGAGCGTCGGTGCCGACGGGGTCGCCTCGGCCCACCACGTCATCGCCTTCGACAACCGCGGCGTCGGCGGCACCGGCTCGAAAGTCCCCACTGACATCGACCAGATGGCCGCCGATGCGATCGCGTTCATCCGGGCGCTGGGCCTGACGAAGGTCGATCTGTTCGGCTTCTCACTCGGCGGTGCAGTGGCCCAGGTGGTCACGCTGCGAGCCCCTGAACTCATCCGACGAATCGTGCTGACCGGTACCGGGCCGCGCGGCGGCGGGGGCATCGACAAGATGGCCGGCATCGTCGGCGGCGCCTACCTCAAAGCGGCGCTGACCCGGCAAGACGCACGGAACTTCTTGTTCTTCCCCCGCACACCAGAGGGCAAGCAGGCGGCCGCCGACTACTTCGACCGCCTGGCCGAACGTCGCGTCGATCGCGACCGGAAGATCTCGCTGCAGGCACGTCTGGCACAGTTGCGGGCCATCGTGGCCGGCGGCAGAGCCGCACCCGACGACCTGTCGGTGATCACCCAACCCGCCCTGGTCGCCAACGGTGACAACGACGTCATGGTCGCCAGTGAGCACTCGGTCGAACTGGCCGACCGCATCCCCGACGCCCGGGTCATCATCTACCCCCGTTCCGGCCACGGCGGCATCTTCCAATACCACCGAGAGTTCGTTCCCGAGGTGCTCGAATTCCTCGGCGCACCGTGA
- a CDS encoding NADP-dependent oxidoreductase translates to MKAFVIDKYKGPVHETEVPMPEVGPRDVLVEVVAASVNPLDKLVRNGEFAPLLKYRFPLILGHDVAGVVTEVGSEVTDFEVGDEIYSRPRDLRIGTFADHIAIDHADVARKPANLTFEEAAAVPLVALAAWQMLVERASIGAGSKVLVHAGAGGLGSTVIQLAKYLGAHVATTAGTNSAELVSTLGADVVVDYRQADFTDVLSGYDLAIDAVGGDNLMKTLTVLKPGGLALGVTGPPDAGFAKQLGAPLPFEFVLSLLSEKYANRLRSTASITRSSSCEPTDRSCATWPDSTKRDIYGR, encoded by the coding sequence ATGAAGGCATTCGTCATCGACAAGTACAAGGGACCCGTCCACGAAACCGAAGTCCCGATGCCTGAGGTCGGGCCTCGCGACGTGTTGGTCGAAGTCGTTGCCGCCAGCGTCAACCCGCTCGACAAGCTGGTTCGCAACGGCGAGTTCGCACCACTGCTGAAGTACCGGTTCCCGCTGATCCTGGGCCACGACGTCGCCGGCGTGGTGACCGAAGTCGGCAGCGAAGTCACCGATTTCGAAGTCGGTGACGAGATCTACTCCCGGCCGCGCGATCTGCGCATCGGCACCTTCGCCGACCACATCGCCATCGACCACGCCGACGTCGCCCGCAAACCGGCGAACCTGACCTTTGAGGAGGCCGCCGCGGTCCCGCTGGTGGCTCTGGCCGCCTGGCAGATGCTGGTCGAGCGCGCGAGCATCGGCGCCGGATCGAAGGTCCTCGTCCACGCCGGCGCCGGCGGACTCGGTTCGACGGTCATCCAGCTCGCCAAGTACCTCGGCGCGCACGTCGCCACCACGGCCGGGACGAACTCGGCGGAGCTCGTCTCGACGCTGGGCGCCGACGTCGTCGTCGACTACCGTCAGGCCGATTTCACCGACGTCCTCTCCGGCTACGACCTGGCCATCGACGCCGTCGGCGGCGACAACCTCATGAAGACGCTGACCGTACTGAAGCCCGGTGGACTGGCTCTCGGGGTCACCGGTCCACCTGATGCGGGTTTCGCCAAGCAGCTCGGCGCTCCCCTACCGTTCGAGTTCGTACTGTCGCTGCTCAGCGAAAAGTACGCAAACAGGCTAAGAAGCACGGCGTCGATTACTCGTTCTTCTTCATGCGAGCCGACGGACCGCAGCTGCGCAACCTGGCCGGACTCTACGAAAAGGGACATCTACGGCCGGTGA
- a CDS encoding (R)-mandelonitrile lyase gives MKITRSSIDTVKGPGDWFTGDVYIDAAAASPPPSRVSASLVHFMPGARTHWHRHPLSQTVFVTEGVGLCQRRGGPIEVIRPGDRVLFEADEEHWHGAAPTRLMVHLAINEGDDDHEVAQWLQPVTDEEYAQAPHEV, from the coding sequence GCAGTTCCATCGACACCGTCAAGGGACCCGGCGACTGGTTCACCGGCGATGTCTACATCGACGCGGCGGCCGCGTCGCCACCGCCCTCGCGGGTGTCGGCGAGCCTCGTCCACTTCATGCCGGGTGCGCGGACGCACTGGCACCGGCACCCCCTGAGCCAGACGGTCTTCGTCACCGAGGGCGTCGGCCTGTGCCAGCGGCGCGGCGGGCCCATCGAGGTCATCCGACCCGGTGACCGCGTGCTCTTCGAAGCAGACGAGGAGCATTGGCACGGCGCCGCCCCGACGCGCCTGATGGTCCACCTCGCGATCAACGAGGGCGACGACGACCACGAGGTCGCGCAGTGGCTGCAGCCGGTCACCGACGAGGAGTACGCGCAGGCGCCACACGAGGTATGA